In one Nicotiana tomentosiformis chromosome 6, ASM39032v3, whole genome shotgun sequence genomic region, the following are encoded:
- the LOC104117265 gene encoding ribosome biogenesis regulatory protein homolog, protein MEAAAQESYEMDLGNLMASYPHHSFASPPSSREELVKECLQEGTKIVQAIADALFNLPSTESPDGPLVKLPQPNTRLPREKPLPKPKPPTKWEVFAKKKGIQKRKKDKVVFDEQTGSWKRRHGYDRVNDDKDVPIIEAKETDEPGQDPFAKRQEEKKKRVEKQQKNRLSNLKEAAKAGALPSHVQLAATALPITGTQAAPRKISKDELGNVAGMAANATASGGKFDKKLPGENPLKHDKKYRKFLPVAEGSGMGSLEKQQTEKVLNKLMAKNSHEILNVQKAVNMYNVKKDKNRRNQGGKSSSTPSKLKVKKSPYKKSSTKGPTSIKGKSK, encoded by the exons atggaggCGGCTGCTCAAGAATCATACGAGATGGACTTAGGGAATCTCATGGCTTCATACCCACATCACAGCTTTGCTTCTCCTCCTTCGTCCAG GGAGGAGCTTGTGAAGGAGTGTCTACAGGAGGGGACCAAGATAGTTCAAGCTATTGCAGATGCCCTCTTCAACTTACCTTCAACAGAAAGTCCTGATGGTCCTCTAGTCAAATTGCCTCAACCAAATACGAGATTGCCTCGAGAGAAGCCT CTTCCAAAGCCTAAACCTCCTACAAAATGGGaagtgttcgcgaagaagaaag GTATACAAAAACGTAAGAAAGACAAGGTTGTTTTTGATGAACAAACTGGTTCATGGAAGCGCCGACATGGCTACGATCGCGTAAATGATGACAAAGATGTGCCAATCATTGAAGCCAAGGAAACTGATG AGCCTGGTCAAGATCCTTTTGCTAAGAgacaagaagaaaagaagaagagagtAGAAAAGCAACAGAAAAATCGATTAAGTAACTTGAAGGAAGCTGCAAAAGCTGGTGCCTTGCCAAG TCATGTTCAGCTTGCTGCCACGGCACTGCCTATAACAGGAACACAAGCTGCACCGAGGAAAATTAGCAAGGATGAACTCGGTAATGTCGCTGGAATGGCAGCAAATGCAACAGCTAGTGGCGGAAAATTTGACAAGAAGTTACCTGGGGAAAACCCCCTAAAACATGACAAGAAGTACCGTAAG TTCCTGCCAGTTGCGGAAGGATCAGGAATGGGCTCCTTAGAGAAACAGCAAACCGAAAAGGTTCTAAACAAATTGATGGCCAAGAACTCCCACGAGATACTCAATGTGCAAAAG GCTGTAAACATGTACAATGTGAAAAAGGACAAGAACCGAAGGAACCAAGGAGGGAAATCGTCATCAACTCCAAGCAAGTTGAAGGTGAAGAAGTCACCTTACAAGAAATCATCAACAAAAGGGCCTACTTCAATTAAAGGAAAATCCAAGTGA
- the LOC104117269 gene encoding putative F-box protein At3g16210, with amino-acid sequence MAMGNYFLEFIILVAPFIVLWQSNKPKNVTVSSSSQKQKNLTDLPFDIVINIIKRLPFKYHFQICLVSKSWRSLLSTPEIATHINIVSDKNYTLLSYNDVRSPSDVKWKFKIPIELLSLEYVLLKPINGILCICGPLSSHVSYVYLWNPLTKEFKAMPKPKTHLGYVAVDFGFGYVPKTNDYKVVRIVKHERKPDLRIHEIYSLNRNSWRRVKNSCSDSYVAIDLEKEVIIEVGYSYNRRRNQQCEDQITWRNESDNAMLLTYPEDDLVLCYRGYEERYSSYYAVRKFAFAGSLVSFNRNHDNLG; translated from the coding sequence ATGGCCATGGGAAATTATTTTCTTGAGTTCATAATTCTTGTTGCACCTTTTATTGTCTTATGGCAATCAAATAAACCTAAGAATGTCACAGTTTCTTCTTCATCTCAAAAGCAAAAGAATCTCACTGATCTGCCATTTGATATTGTAATCAACATCATCAAAAGATTGCCATTTAAATATCACTTCCAAATCTGTCTCGTTAGCAAATCATGGCGTTCTCTTTTATCCACACCCGAAATCGCCACTCATATCAACATAGTTTCTGATAAAAATTACACACTATTGAGTTACAATGATGTTAGAAGCCCCAGTGATGTGAAATggaaattcaagattccaatagaATTGTTATCTCTAGAGTATGTTCTATTGAAACCTATTAATGGTATACTTTGTATTTGTGGACCTTTATCTTCCCATGTTTCTTATGTCTACTTATGGAATCCTTTAACTAAGGAATTCAAAGCTATGCCTAagccaaaaactcatttgggatatGTTGCTGTTGACTTTGGCTTTGGCTATGTTCCTAAAACTAATGATTATAAAGTAGTGAGGATAGTAAAACATGAGAGAAAGCCCGATTTGCGGATTCATGAAATTTACTCTTTGAATCGCAATTCTTGGAGAAGGGTTAAGAATTCGTGCTCGGATAGTTATGTAGCTATTGATTTGGAGAAAGAAGTGATCATTGAGGTGGGTTATTCATataatagaagaaggaatcagcAATGTGAAGATCAAATAACTTGGAGAAATGAAAGTGATAATGCTATGTTATTGACATATCCTGAAGATGATCTGGTTCTATGTTACAGAGGATATGAAGAGAGATATTCGTCTTACTATGCTGTAAGAAAATTTGCTTTTGCTGGGAGCCTTGTTTCATTCAATAGAAATCATGACAATCTTGGCTAA